The genomic DNA CTTTTAACATATCTTTTGCATAACGATTGGGGTATAAAGTATTTAACATATTGTATGGACTTCCTTTCCAATATCTTCTTAATGGTGTCCATAACTTATGTTTAATTAACCACCTTTGTGTGTAAATAGATAGTAATTGCTCCTCTGTTAGTTTTTCCTTTTCTTCAATAGTCCACTTCAGCGCCTCTAATGCTTTTTTTTCAGTCCAAAATCCGGTAGGTGTGAATTTATATTCCCATTCTTTATTTTGACCAGGATATAACTCATTGATCATGGAGTACGGACTGTTATTCCAGAATATTTGACAAGGGGAAATTAATTTATGAATAGTAAGCCATTTTACACTGTAAACTTGTAATAATTGAAAAGAAGTTAATTTTTCTTTTTCTTCAATAGTCCACCTTAATGCTACCAATGCTTTTTCTTTAGTCCAAAACTTGTTAGGAGTCATACTAAATTCCCACTCTTTAAATTTATTAGGGTATAAAGAATTTATCATTGCATAAGGGCTACCATTCCAATACATAACTAATGGTGCACTGAGTTTATTTTTCTCTAACCATTTTTTACTATAGAATTTGAGTAGTTCTACTTTACTTAGCTTTTCTTTTTCTTCAACAGTCCATTTTAATACTTCAAGAGCTTTTTCTTTAGTCCAAAAATTTAATGGTGCCATACCAAACTCCCACTCTTTAAATCTATTAGGATATAAGTCTTCAATCATCTTATAGGGACTGTTATCATAACCATGTTTGAGCGCGCCGAGTAATCGATATTTTATAATTAAAGGCGTATTCCATTTTTGTTTAATATCCTCTTCATTCCATTTTAAAATTGTTTCAATTAAATATTTTGTGACCCTTTTAGATAGCTCTCTATTGCTATCTTCTTTCCATGTATTCGGTGGAAACCTACTTCTTTTACCGTCTAATATTTCTTGATAGATTTCTTCTATTTGCACTGCTTTCGCTTGCACTTCAAACTCCCTCCTACTCAAGACATATAGCGATTTCTCTTTCCTAACGTTAAATAACACGCCAATAGTAACTGTTGTTATCTTCTTTATAGCGCAAAAGAAATGCATAGGATAAAGAAATAATGAACTTTTAATAAAATCATTTCTTTAATTTATAATAAGAAGGACATAAAAAAACAAAAAGTTACAAAAATTTTTAAATTAAAATTTTTGTAACTTTTTGTTTTTGTGTAAATATAAGGTCAATTAAGACGTCTCATCGTTTTAAACTTGACGCTCCATAATCTTGTATAGTTACATTTATATGATATTTAATCGGTACCTTACTAAATGTTCGATCCCAATCTTTTTTGACTTTCTCCCATGTTCTCGGGTGTTTAATTCTTAATTGGTTGCCAAAACCCACAATATCGACTTGATATTCTTTTTGTATTTTTTTTGTAACATGATGTACTAAGTGCTTTACTTCTTTTTCAATAGCTTTTTCTTCTCTTTTTAAAAATTCACTTTCAAAATCTTTTCCTGATTGCATCCAATTTTCAGACAAACGTCCTTCTGATTCAATGTTTACATCAAAGGAAATATTATTTCCGTTAACATGTGGTATGATTTTGCTTTTTATTGACTTTACTTCGTATATAATAAGTTTCTTTGATTCTTTATCAAAAGTTTTTACCACACCACCATTCCTTTTTCCATTTATCCATACTACTCCTTCCAATTCCTGCTCATTTAAAAAGCCCATCAACTTTTTTGTCTTCCCTTTAATTACAGCAGCTCCTGCAAATTTTGTTTCTCCATTTATTGAGATTACATTTTGCAAAAGAAAACTGGATCCTGACCGCATCTTTCCTCCTAATTTAGCGAGCGATACAGGAGGTAAAATCCTTGTTGTTCTATTTCGATTATCTGCAATTCCAGACAAACGAAATGCTGGGATTTCTCCGTTTTTGTTTGATTCCAGTACCTCCTTCGCTAGACCCTTGCTAATTAAGATCATACAGCTAAGCCGAACCTCATTGTCACGGAGATACTGTTCAAGTAATTGTTCTAAACTGTATGTACGTAAAAGACTATCACTAATAACAATGTTTTTTAAATGTGGGCTGAACATTGTGCTCTCTCTTTTCAATGAAAACTCACGAATAATTTGATGAATGGAATCACCGGTCTCAGAAACATTTATATAACGTTTTTGTTGTCCATTCCCTTTACTTTGCGCTTGCGAACTAACAATTTGATAAGTAGCTGTTATGAGGTTTCTTTTTGGATACCTTCCTTCCTCATCCTCTTTCTCAATTATTGACTCCTTCCCTTTATCTAGTGCTATACCTGCAGTTAAACTCAACTCTTCTATTTCTTTACTGCTCCAACATCCTGTTAAAAATAGAAGCAAAAGCGTCCCTAACAAAGCCAAATAGAACCGCATATAATTAAATTTCTTTTTCACACTATTCCTCCTTTTAATCGCTTAATAATAAGAAGGAGCAGTGGCAGTAAACCAAATAAAAATAAAGCCGCATTACCGAGCATATCCCCCAATTTAAGCAAATGATTTATATTTTTCGAAGTCATAGCAATGATGTAAATGATTGGAATCAAAGCAAAAATAAACGGATGAATACTCTTTTTAAAGAGTTGCGCTAATCCTAATGCAGCTGCATAGTAACTAATTGTATATGTAGCAAATATTTGCATAATCCATATTACAAGCAGTAAAGACTCAAAACGTTCAAATATCAAACCAGAAATTTCAAAACTGCGCATAAGGTCAATTGTTGGCCATGTTCTTGTTACAACCCCATCAATTGATAATGCACCAATGACCATTACAACAGTTATTACATAAAAGATTAACGGAATAGAAATTCCAACTAAAATAGCTTTTACTGCTTTATTTCGTTGTTCCATAAACACCAAAAGAATTAACATGATTTCAGGTCCTGTAAATGCGAGAGACGTTGTTTTTATCCCATCTATCACTGGTTTAATTCCCAAACCTAATACGGGACGGAGATTATCTATCTCGAATATTCCGATACTCATAAAGGAAATGAGTAAAAAAATAAAAATAGTAATAGGAAATATTATTTCAAACATCCGTGCAATTGAATTAATACCACTCATAATCAAATAAAGACCTATCCACATAAAAGGCATAACAATAGCCCATGTGGGGGTTCCTTCCAGCAAAAAAAAGCTTATTACTTCTGCCATTGAACGAATTTGAAAGGCTGAAGTTGTAAGAAAATACCCTATAATAAGAAAACTAAGCAACCTGCCTATCCATTTCCCTACAATATCTTGACTGTATTGATAAAATGTTTTATTTGGAAACTGCTGACTTAATTTGACCATAATTACTCCTGAAACCATTGCGAGTATCCCACCTAATATCACACTTAGCCATACATCTGGTGTTTTCACTTTTTCTACAGATGCTCTGGGCAGAGTGAGGATTCCTGTTCCAAGTATGTAATTTACAATAATAACAACTGCTTGTGAAGTTGTTATTCGGTCTTTAGGTATAGTAATCACTGAAGGCCACTTCCTTTCGTCATCAGCTACCTTTTGCGGATAGTTTTTTTTGTATGCATTATTTTTGGCCGACGTCTCATTATTTTTAATGGCATGCGAACCATAAAATCTTTCCAGTCACTAAATCGATACGGAACAGCAGGGCTAGTATAAGGAACTCCAAAACTTTTCAGTTTCACTAAATGACTGCAAAGTAAAAGAAAGAAGAGAATAACTCCATACAAGCCAAATATCGCAGCACAAAACATAGCTACAAAACGAAGAATGCGTAACGTAATTCCCACACTATATTGCGGGATAGTAAAAGAAGAAATAGCTGTTACCGCAACAACGATAACCATTATTGGGCTAACAATTCCTGCTTCTACGGCAGCCTGACCAATTATTAACCCGCCCACAATTCCCATTGCAGGTCCAATAGGTTTAGGCAAACGTAAACCTGCTTCCCGTAAAACTTCAATAGCCACTTCCATAATCAATGCTTCTATTAGAGCGGGAAAAGGCACTCCTTCTCGCGATCCGATAATAGAAATAGCGAGCTTAGTGGGAATTAATCCTGGCTGAAATGAAATGAAAGAAATATACAGTGCTGGGGCAAATAATGAAACAAAAGCTGTCATGAAGCGTAATAAGCGGAGAAGCGTACCAGGAATCCACCTTTCATAATAATCTTCTGGTGATTGCAGCAGCATACTAAATGTAACTGGAGCAATTAAAACAAATGGTGTTCCATCTAACAAAATAGCTACTCGGCCTTCCATCAAAGCACTAATAACACGATCAGGTCGTTCTGTATTTTGAATCTGCGGGAAAGGACTGAGATAATTATCTTCAATGAGTTGCTCTATGTAACCAGATTCGAGTACACTATCTATGTCAATTTTCTGAATCCTGTTTTTTATTTCTTCCACCAATTCTGTACTAGCAAGATCTTTAATAAATGCGACAACTAGCTCTTTCTTTGCACGCTCTCCTACTGGTAGCTTTACTAATGATAAGTTCTCATCCGCACAATGCCGTCGCAAAAGTGAGGTATTGTCACTTAATACTTCAGTAAACCCCACCCGTGGACCTCTGACTAATGCCTCCGATACTGGTTCTTCCATGTTTCGTTTATTTGCTTTTGTTGTACCAAGAATAAACACATCTGCTAAACCATCAATTAAAAGAGCTGTTGAACCTATCAATACTTTGGATATCAAATCTTTTATGTAATGGACTTCTGCTACTTCACTAATTGTAAGAACTTTATTTTTAATATATTCTTTTGAAACAGTCCCCTCCACATAAGAAGATTCATTTTTATATTCGTCAGAAAAATCATCCATTAGTAATTTCATAATATGTTTGTCAATTATCTCTTTATCTGATAGACCATCAACAAAAATGATCCCAGCCTGAATATCTGTGCGTCCAATATTAAACTTCCGAAAGCGAACATCAGAATTATGTCCGATTTGTTGCTTTATAAGTTCTAAGTTAGAGGCAAAATCATTTGTGAAATGAACGGTTGCATTTTGAGAAGGTTTATACCCTTGTTTCGTTTTACTTTGAATATTATTTTTTTTCACTTGTTTGTCTCTTGACTTCCACCAGCTCATTCTTCCCACTCTTTCTCTGACATACGAACCCAATGAAAAAATCTTGAGATAGTATACGGAATTAAAAACAAAATAAAAGCTTGTACAAAGACTTTCCAATCTGGAAGATAAGAAGTAATTATGTTCCACATTTTTATCACCCAATTTATATACTCTGCTAGGATTGAGATTTCTAAAGAACGATATGTACTTAATAAAAAATAACTATAAGATTAAAGAGCAGAAAAGCAAGACATTATACTTATTTAGTACCAATAGCCTAGTTAGTATAAAAACATTTCTGACCTAAAATACCATTTCCAATTATAATTTGTTAAATATTATCTCCCTTTCCCTTATTTATATGCCCGCATTTGAATTTTAAATAATATAAGGATTAATGATATTTCCTCTTAAAGAAAAAAGATGCTAGAAGATAGCATCTTTTTTAAAATTCAACTTACTATGTATTTATATTTTATTTTGGAAATACTCATTTTTTTAAATGAATATTAATGTTTAAAAAATACATATTCTTTTGTTCTAAGTTAGTACATTTCTACCGAATCGATACGGAATTTTCTGATTTTAAAACCAATATGAAATAAAGGAAAATACGCTCTTAGAAAAACTATATAAAACAAATAACATTAAAACAACTATCAATCTATTAATTGAAAGTAATAATGAGCAAGAGTTTATCATCTTAATTCCAAGTGTATTCGTTTTGCTTCAAAATAAAGAACTTGAATAAATTTTTTCGTATCAATACGAGCAGGTAATGTTGGTTCATTATTCAATTCTGTCATCTTTCTCCTTACGGTAGTAAAATCAAAAAATCTAGAAGCATAATTTTCGAACTTCGGGTTTAAAAAATCAGTAAGTCCAAGGGATGCTAAATGGTTTAATGATTGATAAATTGCTCTCCGAATCCGTTGTTTGGAAGCTTCTATGAACCTTTTTAATTCGGTATCTTCAGCTGAATCCCCAAGTTTTTTTTGAGCTAAATTCATAAAAATCTCTTTTAGTGAGGGAAAACCTTGTTCCAACGTGTTATCTTGTTCATATTTATATAAATAATCTAGCATATCCATTAAATCTTTACTTCCACTTTCACTGGCTATTCCTAATTCAGACAAAAGAAAATGAATGGAATTTTGAAAATGATTAAAAGTATTTAAATGTTTTTCATTACGGTATTTTTCTTGCGCACTTGAATTACTATCCAATTTTAGTACCGTATTAAGCGATTCTTGAATGTTTTTTATCGATTTTTCCAAACGAATTCTTTCAATGACTTTCCGAACAACTGTTAATACTTCAATCCGGTTAATTGGCTTAATAATATAGTATTCAACGCCAAGTGAATAAGCTTCAGCAATTAATTCTTTTGATTCTACTTGAGAGACCATGATGATTTTCCCTTTAAACGAAGGCTTTATTTGACGAATTGTTTTTATTCCATCTTGAATCGGCATTAACAAATCGATAAATAAAATATCTATATTTTTAAGGATTGGCATGTATTGCTCTAAAGATAAACCATCCTCAGCTTCTCCTATAACCTCTCCAAGATCTTCATCCTCGATAATTTGAGCCAACATTGAGCGAACCGCTTTTTCATCATCTACTATATAAAAATACATAGAATCACCCTTTCGAAATTATATGATCAATCCCTAATCTAATTATAAAAATTGATCCTTTTCCTTCGGTTCTGTCCTCAAGCGTAACATCACCTTCAAGTTGTTCGACCATTTCTTTAACATACGATAGTCCGATGCCTGTCGATGGATTGCCTAAATCATCATATTTAGAAGTAAAACCAGGCTCAAAAATTGAATCTTTATATTTTGAAGAAATACCGGGACCATTATCGCCTATTTGAAATTCAACAAAATGGTGGTCTTTATTAATGTCAATTGTGATGGTTCCCATACCTTGGATAGCTTCTACAGCGTTTGTAACGATATTATTTATAATAGATAAGATTGTATAAATATGATAATGAGAATGTACACCATCAATTTTATACACAAATTGAATGTCTTTCTCTAGTAACTGTGCATATTTCGTATTCGCCCGTATAATGATATTTACCAGTTCATGTACAGACATATAATCTGTAAAACTTTCATCAGAAATTAGTTTTGAAAGCCCCGCAAAAATACGTTGATTATCCTTTTTAACATCATGGACCTCACCAGCAATTTGTAATGCCTGTTGCCTTAAATCCTGAAACTGAAAATCCATCTGTTTATGCTCAAAAGAATCTAAGGTTTTATATAAATCATAGGATTTTTTTGTTATATTCTCAGCATCTTGTAATGTTTTTTTTAAATGAACAGCATCTTCATATAAATTAGAGATGAGCATAAGCATATGTTCATTTTGTTTCTTTATGTGTCTCTCCCTTGATTGCGCTTCATACAATTTCATCATATTGAAAAAGCTTAGAACTATAAAACTATGGGAACATGCGATAACAATGATCTCATTTATTGCCTCGGATGTGATCGATGTTTTTAATACGAAATATTGAATCATTAATTCCACACAGTCTGACAATATTTCAATAATGCAACCAATCAAACCAATCATTAGTGGTTGATGATAAAAACGTTTGATTTTTGCTAAATGAAAGAGATACGAATACGTAAAATAAAAGAAAAAACTAGGATAGTGAGTATGAAAAGCGGCTAACCAATCCATATTTCCCTTTATAATGACATCCATTGAGATACGAAATACTACAACGACTATCGCTGTTAAAAAACCCGGTAAAAATGCTGGAACTCGTCGAAACAATAACAAAAAAAAGAAAAATGTTGGTGCACCAAAGCTCATTCTAAATGTTTCATTTAAGGGAAATGACTTTATTTCACCTACTAAGGGTACTGTAAGTATCATTAAAACGAGAATATAAATGTCTTTTTTTACTAAATTACTAAGATTCAAAATAATCACTTCTCACTTTCGCCTAACAGTCAGTATACAAACCTATTTGCATTAATACAACACTTACTCTATTTTTTTCAAAACTGATAAATAAGATATAAACGAAAGCATTACAGATTGTGAGTATTCATTACACTCTTCTACTTTAGAAAGATACTTTAT from Bacillus basilensis includes the following:
- a CDS encoding DUF4046 domain-containing protein, with protein sequence MQAKAVQIEEIYQEILDGKRSRFPPNTWKEDSNRELSKRVTKYLIETILKWNEEDIKQKWNTPLIIKYRLLGALKHGYDNSPYKMIEDLYPNRFKEWEFGMAPLNFWTKEKALEVLKWTVEEKEKLSKVELLKFYSKKWLEKNKLSAPLVMYWNGSPYAMINSLYPNKFKEWEFSMTPNKFWTKEKALVALRWTIEEKEKLTSFQLLQVYSVKWLTIHKLISPCQIFWNNSPYSMINELYPGQNKEWEYKFTPTGFWTEKKALEALKWTIEEKEKLTEEQLLSIYTQRWLIKHKLWTPLRRYWKGSPYNMLNTLYPNRYAKDMLKGYKNK
- a CDS encoding Ger(x)C family spore germination protein — protein: MKKKFNYMRFYLALLGTLLLLFLTGCWSSKEIEELSLTAGIALDKGKESIIEKEDEEGRYPKRNLITATYQIVSSQAQSKGNGQQKRYINVSETGDSIHQIIREFSLKRESTMFSPHLKNIVISDSLLRTYSLEQLLEQYLRDNEVRLSCMILISKGLAKEVLESNKNGEIPAFRLSGIADNRNRTTRILPPVSLAKLGGKMRSGSSFLLQNVISINGETKFAGAAVIKGKTKKLMGFLNEQELEGVVWINGKRNGGVVKTFDKESKKLIIYEVKSIKSKIIPHVNGNNISFDVNIESEGRLSENWMQSGKDFESEFLKREEKAIEKEVKHLVHHVTKKIQKEYQVDIVGFGNQLRIKHPRTWEKVKKDWDRTFSKVPIKYHINVTIQDYGASSLKR
- a CDS encoding spore germination protein, translated to MITIPKDRITTSQAVVIIVNYILGTGILTLPRASVEKVKTPDVWLSVILGGILAMVSGVIMVKLSQQFPNKTFYQYSQDIVGKWIGRLLSFLIIGYFLTTSAFQIRSMAEVISFFLLEGTPTWAIVMPFMWIGLYLIMSGINSIARMFEIIFPITIFIFLLISFMSIGIFEIDNLRPVLGLGIKPVIDGIKTTSLAFTGPEIMLILLVFMEQRNKAVKAILVGISIPLIFYVITVVMVIGALSIDGVVTRTWPTIDLMRSFEISGLIFERFESLLLVIWIMQIFATYTISYYAAALGLAQLFKKSIHPFIFALIPIIYIIAMTSKNINHLLKLGDMLGNAALFLFGLLPLLLLIIKRLKGGIV
- a CDS encoding spore germination protein — translated: MSWWKSRDKQVKKNNIQSKTKQGYKPSQNATVHFTNDFASNLELIKQQIGHNSDVRFRKFNIGRTDIQAGIIFVDGLSDKEIIDKHIMKLLMDDFSDEYKNESSYVEGTVSKEYIKNKVLTISEVAEVHYIKDLISKVLIGSTALLIDGLADVFILGTTKANKRNMEEPVSEALVRGPRVGFTEVLSDNTSLLRRHCADENLSLVKLPVGERAKKELVVAFIKDLASTELVEEIKNRIQKIDIDSVLESGYIEQLIEDNYLSPFPQIQNTERPDRVISALMEGRVAILLDGTPFVLIAPVTFSMLLQSPEDYYERWIPGTLLRLLRFMTAFVSLFAPALYISFISFQPGLIPTKLAISIIGSREGVPFPALIEALIMEVAIEVLREAGLRLPKPIGPAMGIVGGLIIGQAAVEAGIVSPIMVIVVAVTAISSFTIPQYSVGITLRILRFVAMFCAAIFGLYGVILFFLLLCSHLVKLKSFGVPYTSPAVPYRFSDWKDFMVRMPLKIMRRRPKIMHTKKTIRKR
- a CDS encoding response regulator; translation: MYFYIVDDEKAVRSMLAQIIEDEDLGEVIGEAEDGLSLEQYMPILKNIDILFIDLLMPIQDGIKTIRQIKPSFKGKIIMVSQVESKELIAEAYSLGVEYYIIKPINRIEVLTVVRKVIERIRLEKSIKNIQESLNTVLKLDSNSSAQEKYRNEKHLNTFNHFQNSIHFLLSELGIASESGSKDLMDMLDYLYKYEQDNTLEQGFPSLKEIFMNLAQKKLGDSAEDTELKRFIEASKQRIRRAIYQSLNHLASLGLTDFLNPKFENYASRFFDFTTVRRKMTELNNEPTLPARIDTKKFIQVLYFEAKRIHLELR
- a CDS encoding HAMP domain-containing sensor histidine kinase, with product MIILNLSNLVKKDIYILVLMILTVPLVGEIKSFPLNETFRMSFGAPTFFFFLLLFRRVPAFLPGFLTAIVVVVFRISMDVIIKGNMDWLAAFHTHYPSFFFYFTYSYLFHLAKIKRFYHQPLMIGLIGCIIEILSDCVELMIQYFVLKTSITSEAINEIIVIACSHSFIVLSFFNMMKLYEAQSRERHIKKQNEHMLMLISNLYEDAVHLKKTLQDAENITKKSYDLYKTLDSFEHKQMDFQFQDLRQQALQIAGEVHDVKKDNQRIFAGLSKLISDESFTDYMSVHELVNIIIRANTKYAQLLEKDIQFVYKIDGVHSHYHIYTILSIINNIVTNAVEAIQGMGTITIDINKDHHFVEFQIGDNGPGISSKYKDSIFEPGFTSKYDDLGNPSTGIGLSYVKEMVEQLEGDVTLEDRTEGKGSIFIIRLGIDHIISKG